Below is a genomic region from Caulobacter rhizosphaerae.
CACCGGGAAGTCGATGTCCCTGTGGAGATCCTGGTCCAGGCTTTCGTCGTGGAGGCGCATCGGCTTTTCCGTGGCTGGTGTGGAGGTCGTTCGGTGGCGGTCAGGCCGCGCGGGTCAGGGCGCCGGCCGTGATCGCCACGGCAGGGTCTCAGCGAGCGCGGCGTTCACGGCCGCATCGAATTGGGAGCTGGGATCGGCGCCAAAGGCGGGCGGCGCCGTGGCGCGGGGCGCCGCGCCGAACAGCTCGGACGGCGCGGCCGTGGCGCGGAAGACGCGGAGACTGAAGACCAGCAGCGATCCGCCGCGGCTTCCAAGGGATTGAGGCCCCTCGGACTGGATGTTGGCGTGGAACAGCAGGACGGCGGTGTCGGCGGCGATCAGGCCGGGGTCGCCCGGCGCGAGCAGAACGACCGGGATCGGCGCCTTGTCGGCGGCCAGGGCCCGGACCCGGTCGCAGAGCGCGGCCTGGAGTCGGCGGCGATCCGGCGCCCGGTCAGGATCGACCAGGCACTGCACGCCCAGGCGCCGGGCGCCGTCCCAGGCCAGGGCCGGGGTCGAAGCCGTGGCGACGCCGCCGCAGATCATGACCCCGATTGGGGACAGGGCGCAGGCCCATGCCATGAACTGTCGAATTGGCGACATAGATTTCCCGCAAGCCGATCCGTCTTGAGCGTCTTCGGCCCTCTGACCTTCGCGGGGAAACTGCCGTTATGCAAGTCCAAGGTGTATTGTAAAGCTTACATATTTCAAGGCGTGCTCAAGCTTGCGACGGCGCGACCTCAATCGGCCGGCGAGGTGATGGTCGCGCCCGAAGCCTTCAGGCGATCAAGCACGCCGTTGGACGGCAGCAGGAAGGCCAGGTCGACGACTGCGATGGTCACACCGGGCCGGTTCAGCGCCTCGTTCAAGGCGTCGGCCGACTGGCCGATCTGCTGCGCCAGCAGGGCCGGACCGCCAGGCGCGCGCATCACGCAGCGCTGGGCGGCCGAGCTGGAATAGCGGGCCCGTACGCTGGCCAGGTCGCCGTTCGCCCAGTCGGTCCCCATGTCGGTGGGGTGGGCGCCGTCATATTCCAGTTCGGTCAGGGCGTCGCGCAGGCAGGCCAGGTTGGCCTCGTCCGACAGCTTTCCGGCGCTGGCTAGGATGGGACCCAGGCGATACTGGCTCATCGCCTTGACCTTGACGCCCTTGGTCTTGGCCATGCGCTCGATCGTGCTGACCGGCTTGGCCTCGGACAGGCCCGCCGCCTGGCGGAAGTCCGACAGCAGGATGAAGCCGGCCACGGCGGGCTTCCAGTCCTTGTAAGGGACGGCCGTGCGGCCGGCCCGTTCGCGGGCGCTGACGAACCGGGCTTTCAGGTCGGCCGGGAGACGTTCCTCCAGGTTCTTGCTGAAGGGGCGGTAGCGCACCCCGCCTCCGCCGGTCAGGAAGAACTTGGTGACCTGCAAGGGCCCGACCGACGCTTCCGGCGGGATCAGGACCAGGCTGGCCTGGTCCATGGCGCGGTTCAGCCGCGGGCTGTCCCACTTCAGCTGATGAGGCAGGGGCGGGGCCGAGCCGATCACATAGAGTTTGGCGCCGCCCTTCTCGACCAGCCAGAGGGCGGGGCCGGGCGGCCGGGCGACCACCTGCAACGCCTCGACCACCGCGCTGCCGGGGTCCTGGGGGAACAGCTCGACGGTCTGAGGCGGCGGAGGGGTTTGGGCCGAAACCGGGACGATCAGAACTGTCAACGCGAGCGCCGGGCCGATCAGCGCCGATAGGGGTCGAACCATGGCCGTCTCCTGAAGCCTCACCCGGAGAATAGGGGCTCTAGTGCCGTGGCGAAAGCGCGGCGGGCGGCAGGTCGCGCAAGGTCTGAGCCAGCAGCCGCCCCTCGGCGCCCCGGCTGGAACCGGCCCGCCAGGCGACGACGATTTCGCGGCTGGACTGGTCGGAATCCAGCGGCCGGATGGTGACCTGCGCATTATGGGCCAGGCCGGCCGCCACCGCCATCGACGGCAGGAACGACACGCCCAGGCCGGAACCGATCATCTGCACCAAGGTGGGCAGGGAGGTGGCTGCGAAGCTTTCCTCGTCGCCAAAGCCGGCGCCGCGCGGCGGCTCCAGCCCGCAGGCGGCCAGGGCGTGGTCGCGCAGGCAGTGACCGTCCTCAAGCAGGATCATGTCGTCGCCGCGCAGGCTTTCCGGATCGACCCGGTCAAAGGCGGCCATGCGGTGGTTGGCCGGGGCGGCGGCCAAGAGCTCGTCGTCCTCGACATGGGCCCAGTCCAGGCCGGTCATATCGTAAGGCAGAGCGATCAGCGCCGCGTCCAGTCCGCCGGATTTCAGCGAGGCGATCAGCCGATGGGTCAGGTCCTCGCGCAGATAGAGCTTCAGCTTCGGAAACTGGTCGCGCAAGGCCGGCAGGGCGCGGGGCAACAGGTAGGGGGCGACGGTCGGGATCACCCCCAGGCGGAACCGGCCGGCCAGGGGCTGGCCCGCCCCGCGCGCGGCCTGCACCAGGTCCTCCGCCTGGGCCAGGATCGCCTCGGCGCGGCGCACGGCTTCCTGGCCGGCGGCGGTCAGGATCACGCCGGACCGGGCGCGGTCGACCACTGGGGAGCCGAGGATCTTTTCCAGCTCCTGGATGCCGGCCGACAAGGTCGGTTGGGTGACGTGGCAGGCCTCGGCCGCTCGGCTGAACGAGCCATGCTCCGAAAGAAGCTTCAGATATTGCAGTTGGCGCAGGGTAGGAAGCATGCCGTGAAGATAGGCGCGATCTATCGGAAATCAAAAGACAATCGACGATATCTCTGCCGCACCCGCGAACGTCGAAGGGCGACGACATAGAGACACCCTATCGTCGAGAATGAAACAATCGATTAGCCCTATCAGATTCCCTTGCGTAGAAGGGCCTTCGCAATTCCTGCAGGAGAACTTCATGTCCTTGATCAACACCCAGATCAAACCCTTCACCGCCCAGGCCTACAAGGGCGGCAAGTTCGTCGAAGTCAGCGACGCCGACCTGAAGGGCAAGTGGTCCGTCGTGTTCTTCTATCCGGCCGACTTCACCTTCGTCTGCCCGACGGAGTTGGAAGACCTGGCCGACAACTACGCCACGTTCCAGCGCCTGGGCGTCGAGATCTACGCCGTGTCGACCGACACCCACTTCTCGCACAAGGCCTGGCACGACACCTCGCCGGCCATCGGCAAGATCCAGTACACCATGGTCGGCGACCCGTCGGGCCAGATCACCAACAACTTCGGCGTCATGCGCGAAGGCGTGGGCCTGGCCGACCGCGGCACCTTCCTGATCGATCCGGAAGGCGTGATCCAGTTCACCGAAGTGACCGCCGAAGGCATCGGCCGCAACGCCATCGAGCTGCTGCGCAAGGTCAAGGCCGCCCAGTACGTCGCGTCCCACCCGGGCGAAGTCTGCCCGGCCAAGTGGGAAGAGGGTGAAAAGACCCTCGCCCCGTCGCTCGACCTGGTCGGCAAGATCTAAGCCCGCCAACGACTTGCCGCGGCCCCAGGGTCGCGGCTGGCCTCGCCGCTGGTTCCGTCAGTCCCTTGATGGGTCTGGGAACCGGCGGCTTCGCCCCCTCATTCCAGACATTCCACAAGATCCGGCGCCGCGTCCCTCCCCGCGCGCCTGAAAGTCGGAGCCCGCCATGTTGGACGATGGTCTGAAGACCCAGCTGAAAGCCTATCTGCAGAACCTGCGCCAGCCGATCGAGCTGGTCGCCTCGCTGGGCGAGGGCCAGGGCTCCAAGGACATGCGCACGCTGCTCGAGGATGTGGCCGGAACCTCCGACAAGGTCAGCCTGAACCTGGCCGGCGACGACGCCCGCAGGCCGTCCTTCGCCATCACCCGCGCCGACGGCAGCGCCGATGTCCGCTTCGCCGGCCTGCCCCTGGGTCACGAGTTCACCTCGCTGGTGCTGGCCCTGCTGCACGTCGGCGGCCACCCGCCGAAATTCGACGCCGAGGTGCTGGACCAGGTCCGCGCCCTGGAAGGCGAATTCCGCTTCGAGACCTATTTCTCGCAGAGCTGCCAGAACTGCCCGGACGTGGTCCAGGCCCTCAACACCATGGCGGCCCTAAACCCCAACATCACCCACGTGGCCATCGACGGCGCCCTGTTCCAGGCCGAGGTCGAGGAGCGCCAGGTCATGGCCGTGCCGACCATCCTGCTGAACGGCCAGCCGTTCGGCCAGGGCCGCATGAGCCTGGAGCAGATCCTGGCCAAGCTGGACACCGGCGCGGTGGCTCGCGAAGCCGAGAAGCTCAAGACCAAGGACGCCTTCGACGTCCTGGTGGTCGGCGGCGGGCCGGCTGGGGCCGCGGCGGCGATCTACGCCGCCCGCAAGGGCATCCGCACCGGCGTGGCCGCCGAGCGCTTCGGCGGCCAGGTGCTGGACACCATGGCCATCGAGAACTTCATCTCGGTGTCGCACACCGAAGGCCCCAAGCTGGCCTCGGCGCTGGAGCAGCACGTCAAGGACTATGACGTCGACATCATGAATCTGCAGAAGGCGGTCGGCCTGGTCCCCGCCAAGACCCCAGGCGGCCTGATCGAGGTCAAGCTCGAGAACGGCGCCAGCCTGAAGTCGCGCAGCGTGATCCTGGCCACCGGCGCCCGCTGGCGGAACATCAACGTGCCCGGCGAGGCCGAGTACAAGAACAAGGGCGTGGCCTATTGCCCCCATTGCGATGGCCCGCTGTTCAAGGGCAAGCGCGTGGCGGTGATCGGCGGCGGCAACAGCGGCGTCGAGGCGGCCATCGACCTGGCCGGCATCGTCGCCCACGTGACCCTGATCGAGTTCGACAGCCAGTTGCGCGCCGACGCGGTGCTGCAGCGCAAGCTGGCCAGCCTGCCGAACGTGCGCATCGTCACCTCGGCCCTGACCACCGAGGTGCTTGGCGACGGAAGCAAGGTCACCGGCCTGACCTACAAGGACCGCAACCACGACCAGGTGCACACGGTCGACCTGGAAGGCGTGTTCGTGCAGATCGGCCTGGTGCCCAACACCGAGTGGCTGAAGGACAGCGTGGCCCTCACCCAGCGCGGCGAGATCGAGGTCGACCATCGCGGCGAGACCTCGCTGCCCGGCGTGTTCGCCGCCGGCGACGCGACGACCACGCCCTACAAGCAGATCATCATCGCCATGGGCGAAGGCTCGAAGGCGGCTCTGTCAGCCTTCGACTACATGATCCGCCTGGAGCCGGCCGTTCCCGCCGAGCAAGAGGCCGCCTGACGCGTCTCCCCGACGAGCGAAGCGTCTCGATCGGACCTCCACGAAGCCGCCGCGACCGCCTCGGGGCCGTCGCGGCGGCTTTCTTGCGGCGGCTTGGCGTCTTGGGAGATGTGACGATGCGCCTCTCGCCGCACGCGCGATCTTCACCTCGACAGCAATCTTGAGCGCGGGCTATCCTGTTAACGAATGGGCAAATGATTCTGCGCGGCTGAGGGGCCGAATCGGCGCGATGGGCGTCGAGCCGCGGATCGTTAGAGGGTGGGCAAGATGAGGCTGCTGTCGAAGGGCGATCGCAACACCAAGGGCGGCGTCAAGCCCGTGATGCTGGCCGCCGAGAACGATCGTCCCGAAACCGACGGCGGCATCGACCGTCTGGTCGAGGCCACCCAGGCCATCGGCGTCCGCTACGAGACCATCCATGGCGGACTGGACAGCATCAGCCGCGTTGTCGAGCACCTGCGGGCCATCGAGCCGCTGCTCTCCGAGATCCGCGGCCCGGTCGCCGAGGAGTTCGAGGCCCGCCGGGCCGAGCACGCCGAACTGATCGCCCTGCGCGCCGCCCACGACCAGGCCGCCCGGCAGCTGGCCGCCGCCCAGGCCGAGGAGCGCGAGCTTTCGGCTAGCCTGGCGACGGCTGACGCCGCCCTGACCGAATCCGAAGCCCGCCGGCAGTCCCTCGACGTCGCGCTCGAAGACAGCGCGCTGGAGATCGACCGCCTGCGCAACGGCCTGCAGCAGTCCGAACTCAAGGTCGGCGGCCTGGAGGCGGCGCTGCGCGACGCCACCGCCCGCGCCGAACACCTGGCCCAGGATGTCGAGACCCTGCGGATCCAGACCCAGGACATCGACGCCCGCCGCGGCGAGTCCGAAGCCGCCCTGGCCGCCGCCAAGCAGCAGTCGGCCCTGCAGGCCGAAGAGCTGGGCACGGTGAAGAAGCGCCTGGAGCAGGCTGGCGCCGACGTCGCCCGCCTGTCGCGCATCGAGACCGAGCTGGAAGCCCAGGTCGCCGCCGAGCGCGCCCGCGTGCTGGCGACCGAGAACGCCCTGACCACCGTCCAGGCCGACACCGCCCGCACGATCCGCGGCCTGGAAGCCCAGGTGGAAGCCGGCCGCGCCGAGGCCCTGGCCCTGCAGACCCGGCTGGAGACCGCCACAGGCCGCGCCGACAAACTGGAAGAGATGAACGGCCAGATCTCGGCCCGCCTCAACGAAAGCAGTGCGCAGCAGCAGGCCGTCGAGCGCCGGGCCGGCGACCTCAACGTCGCTCTGGAACGCGCTCTGGAACGGGTCCGCAACCTCGAGGACGAGGTCGAGGACCTGCGCGGCCGCCACGCCGGCGTCGACACCGCCCGGGCCGCCGCGATCGAGCGCGCCGACCAGCTGGCCAAGACGGTCGTGGCCCACGAAAAGGCGCTCAAGCGCGGCGAGGAACGCGCCGCCCAGCTGCGCACCCGCTTCGAGGCCCTGCAGGCCTCCGAAGACGAGACCCGCCGCGCCCACGACGACAAGATCGCCGAGCTCCAGGCCGAGATCGAGCGTATCCGCTCGGAAGCCGCCCTGGCCGAGGGCGCCCTGGAATCGGCCCGCCGCGACCGCTCGCGCCTGCAGATGGCCCTGTTGGGCGCCACCAGCGACGACATGCAGGCCACCGGCTAGCCCTCAGACCTTCAGATCGGCCGGCCGATCGAGGCGATCCACTACCCTTCAAACCCCGGGCCTCGCGCCCGGGGTTTTTGCTTGGACCAAGCGCACGAACTCTACCTAAAAGATCATATATTGACGTTTCGTCCATAGAGTGATCACCCTTGCGGCAGGGCTTGGATGATCGACGCGGGCGACGCCGCGACTCCTGGCCGGCAGGGCGGAGGGCGCGATGAAGATCTCGAAACCAGGACGGAAGATCGGCTGGCGGGCGCTGACCGCGGCCCTGGTGTGCTTGGCGGGCGGCGGCGGACTGTTCGCCGCCCAGGCGATCGACGCCGCCGCGCCAGCCAAGCCGGCCTATCTAGCCGCCTTCCCAAACTTCGCCCCCAGACTGACGCCGCAGATGCCGGGCGACGTCGACATCGCCCTGAAGACCCAGCTGGAGAAGGCCCAGAAGTTCTCCGAGGTGCAGCGCGAGTTCGATCTCTATTCCTGGCAGATGTTCCTGGCCCTGAACTGGCCGACCAATAGCCAGGGCCAGGCCGCGCCCAAGCTGACCGACACCCGCTTCGGGCCGCCGCACTGGACGCTGTGGCATAATTCCAGCGCGATCTTCCAGATCGACGGCGCCCAACCCGCCGCCTGCGGCGTGACGCCCAAGGCCCGGACCCTGGTCCTGTTCCGGGGCGACCTGGCCAAGCCGGTCAGCAAGGGGCTGGCGCCATTCTCGACCCAGGCCGTCGCCAATGCCGATCCCCGCTCCACCCGCTTCCTGGGCGTGCTGTCGGCGGTAGGCGAGCTGAACGCGGCCAATCTCGGCGACGACATCGACCAAGCCTTCTCCGGCCCGATGCTCGATCAGAACGGCGAGTTCGTCTATTACGAGATCATGATCGACCCCAACGAGGTCGGCTATCTCTGTGACAACAGCCTCTACAACATCAATGGCCAGGTGGCCTTCACCAAGGCCGGCGGCAAGGTGGCCATGCCGATCGGCACGCCCGACCAGGACTGGAGCGGGTCGTTCGAGCTGAAGTTCGCCTGGCGGATCCTCAAGCCGGGCAAGGACGACTTCAGCCGCTTCCACACCAGCCCGGCGGTGGTCATGGATCCGGGGCCCGATGGCAAGCCGCTGGAGCGCAAGGTGACGGTCGGCCTGGTGGGCATGCACATCGGCCACAAGACCAAGACCTCGCCACAGTGGATATGGTCCACCTTCGAGCAGGTCGACAACCTGGACGTCGACGCGGTGGCTCACCCCAAGCTGAGCCCGTCGTTCGTCGATCCGAACTGCCCGATGTGCGCCGTCAACCAGCTGCCGCAGAAGGTCAAGGGCGTCTATCCGCGCATCCCGACCCAGGCCTGGCGCGGCGTTCCGATCCCCGGCGACAAGGTCGCCCTGAACCGCCAGGCCCAGGCGGCGCTGAAGGCCCAGGGCTCGGTCTGGCAGTACTACCAGCTGATCGACACCCAGTGGCCGACCGACCCGACGGCGCCGCCCGCGCCGTGGAACGGCGGCCTGCCAAACGCGATCGGCAACAAGCCGGGCGGGAATCCCACGCCGGTGTTTCTGACCAACATCACCATGGAAACCTACTTCCAGAAGGGCAACCAGGTCGCCTGCAAGGGCGAGGAGTTGCCCGGCGACCAGGACTGCCCCGCCTCGGGCCCCGCCCAGCCGCCGGTCTGGAACTCGGCGCTCAACAGCCTGGGCAAGCCTGTGACGCCGGGGATCAACACACTGACCTTCCAGACCGAAAGCTGCATGGGCTGTCACTCGTCGGCGGGGGTCTGGACGGCCTATGACCCCAAGAGCGGCAAGGGCAAGCAATCGGGCCAGCTGACGGCCGACTTCTCCTGGTTGCTCAGCCAGAAGGCCAGTTACGAGAAGTAGGCGGCGGCTACGGGGCCTTACCCGTCTCGACATAGACCTTCAGACGGTCGAACTGCTCGCCCAGAACCTGGTCGACGACCGGCGCGATCTTGTCGAGCCCGCCGGTCATGTAGCCGCCGACGTCATAAGTCTGGGTCAGGGTGGTCTTGCCGTCCTTCTCGGCCAGGGTCCAACCCAGGTGGCCGGTCGCGCCGGACATCTGCAGTGGTCCCAGGGCGCCCGACAGCCGCAGGCCCTGGCCGGGCTGGGCGTAGACCACAGTCATGTGCATCACCGAGCCGCCGTTCGGCAGCTTCTCGCAAAAGCAGCCGCCCGCCATCGGGGCCAGGGACAGGCTGGCCGCCGAGCCGGACCAGGTGTGGTCCTTGTTCCACCATTGCGACGGCTGGGAGAGCGCCGCATAGACCTTGTCGGCGGGCGCGCTCAGCACCGCCGTGCGCTTGACCTGGAAGCCGTTGGGCTGGGCGTCGACGACCTCAGCCCTGACTTCGGGCGCGAGCGCGGCGGTGGCCAGGGCCAGCGCGGCGGCGGTGATCAGCAGGTGTTTCATGAGGTGGGCCCTCCCGTTTGGAGGACCGTCGGTGGATACCTCCGCACCGTCAAGGTCCTCTCCCTGTGGGGGAGGTGTCGGCGTAGCCGACGGAGGGGGAGTGCTCCGCAGGTAGCCCCAGCTGGGATCATCGACCTTAAAACTCCCCCCACCGATCGCTACGCGATCGCCTGCCCGCAGGGGAGGGTCTGTTCGGTCCAAGATTTCTAAGCCGCCTCGAATCGCAGCGGGCCGCCCCAGAAGCTCTCGACCAGCCCGTTCTGCGGGCCGGGCGCGCCCGTGGTCAGGAACTGGCGCGTGCCGCCGGTCCCGGGGTCGAGCTCCGGATGGCGTTGCAGATAGAGCTCCAGCGCGTCGGCGGTCGCGGCCGGCTGGTGGATGACGGGCGTGCCTGCCGGCAGGGCGGCGCGGAAGATGTCGGCGATGATCTCGTAGTGGGTGCAGCCCAGCACGGCCCGGTCGGGATAGCGGCCGATGCGGGTCTTCAGCGCCTGGACATAGCCCTCGACGGCCTTGGCCAGATCCACGGCGCCGGCGTCGGCCTCGATCATCGGCACCAGGTCCGGGCAGGCCTGCGAGAACACCGCGATGTCCTGCTTGCGCTTGTCGATCTCGATCTCGTAGACGCGCGAATTGGTCGTGCCCTGGGTCGAGAACACGCCCAGCACGTCCAGCTGTTCGACCTTGTCGCCGCGCCGCTCGGCCTCGTGCTCCCAGGGCAGGCCGGTGGCCGCCTCGATGGTCGGGACGATGATGCCCAACACGTTTATGGGGCGGCCGAGCTGCTTGCGATAACCAGGCAACCAGGTCTGCTGCAGGCGGCGCAGGGCGATGGCCGAGGCGGTGTTGCAGGCCAGGACCACCAGGCTGGCGCCGGCGTCGAACAGGCGCTCGCAGCCGGCCCGGGTCAGGGCGACGACCTCCTCGCCCGGCCGGCCGCCGTAGGGGGCGTTGGCCTGGTCGGCGAGATAGACGAAGTCCGCCTGGGGCAGACGGTTCACGAGGGCGCGGTGGACCGTGAGGCCGCCCACGCCGGAGTCGAAGACGCCGATGGACATGGGTTTGGCTTACCGCGCTCTTGCCGAACCGTCCACGCGCCGCCCTTGAGATTTTCGCGCAGGTTAGGTGCAGCAGCCGGATTTTGCGCAAGAACGCGCCTGCCGAATCCGGCTCACGCGGGAATTCTGTCGCAGAATTCACGATTGGCGGGACGAATTGCGCACAAAAGCGCTTACTTCCCAGCCGCGCGGCGCTCTAGGGTCCAGGTTCGTTCCCTTGGAGACCGCCGTGAAGCGCCGTTCCTTCCTCGCCGCCGCCAGCGCGGCCGCCCTGACGCCCATGATCACCAAAGCCGCCACGCCCGCCGCCCCACCGTCCAACCCCCTGCTGGCTCCATGGACCGGCCCGCACGGCGGCCTGCCGCCACTGGACAAGGTCAGGCCCGAACTGTTCGCCTCGGCCTTCGAGGCGGCGATGGCGCAGCAGCGGCAGGAGATCTTCGCCCTGACCGCCAAGCGCATGGCGCCGACCTTCGAGGGGATCATGGCGGCTTTCCAGGACTCCGGACGGACCTTGAACCGGGTCAGCGCGCTGTTTGGGGTGTTCACCTCGACCATGAACGACGCGCAGATGCAGAAGGTCGAGGCCGAGACCACGCCGAAGCTGGCGGCGTTCGGGGACGAAATCATCCAGAACGAGCAGCTATTTTCCCGCATCAAGGCGGTCTACGACGCTCGCGAGACCTCGAACCTCACGCCCGAGCAGAAGCGCCTGACCTGGGTGGTCTACAACAGCTTCGCCCGTCAGGGCGCGGCGCTGGACGCGACGAAGAAAGCCCGGCTCGGCCAGATCAACCAGGCCCTGGCCAGCCTCTACACCAAGTTCAGCCAGAATGAGCTGGCCGACGAGGAAGGCTACACCCTGGAACTGGCCGAGGGCGACCTGGCCGGCCTGCCGGACTCAGTGAAGGCCGGGGCGGCGGCCGCCGCCGAGGAGAAGGGCCTCAAAGGCAAGTGGCTGATCACCAACACCCGCTCGTCGATGGAGCCGTTCCTGGTCTATTCCGATCGCCGCGACCTGCGCGAGAAGGGCTGGCGGATGTGGGTGTCGCGCGGCGACAACAACGACATCCACGACAACAAGGCGGTGATCACCGACATCCTGAAGCTGCGGGCCGAGAAGGCCCAGCTGCTGGGCTTCGAAACCTACGCCCACTGGATCACCGACGACCAGATGGCCAAGACCCCCGACGCGGCCATGGACCTGATGATGCAGGTCTGGAAGCCCGCCGTGGCCCGCGTCCACGAGGAGGTGGCCGACATGCAGAAGGTCGCCGACGCCGAAGGCGCGACCTTCAAGATCGCGCCCTGGGACTATCGCCACTACGCCGAGAAGGTGCGCAAGGCGCGCTATGACCTCGACCAGAACGTGGTCAAGCCCTACCTGCAATTGGAGAAACTGCGCGAGGCCATCCACTGGGCGGCCGGCCAGCTGTACGGCTTCACCTTCACCCAGATCACCGACGTGCCGGTCTGCCATCCGGACGTGCGGGTCTGGGAGGTGACCAAGGGCGCTCAGCGTGTCGGCCTGTGGTACTTCGACCCCTATGCCCGGGCCGGCAAGCAGTCGGGGGCCTGGATGAGCGAGTACCGCACCCAGGAGAAGTTCAAGGGCGTGATCACGCCGATCGTCTCCAACAACTGCAACTTCGTGAAGGGCAAGCCCGGCGAGCCGGTGCTGATCTCGTGGGACGACGCCACGACCATGTTCCACGAGTTCGGTCACGCTCTGCACGGTCTGAACTCGGACGTGACCTATCCGACTTTGGCCGGCACCAACGTGGCCCGCGACTTCGTCGAGTTCCCCAGCCAGCTGAACGAACACTGGCTGCCGACCAAGCCGGTGCTCAGCCAGTTCGCCGTCCACTACCAGACCGGCAAGCCGATCCCTGACGAGCTGGTGGCCAAGATCGAGAAGGCCAAGACCTTCAACCAGGGCTTCTCGACGGTCGAGTACCTGGCCTCGGCGATCTACGACATGAAGATCCACCTGGCCGCCAAGGGCCAGGCCATCGATCCGGCTGAATTCGAAAAGACGGCCCTGACCGAGATCGGCCTGCCGTCCGAGATCGTCATGCGCCACCGACCTACCCAGTTCGGCCACATCTTCTCCGGAGACGGCTATTCGGCTGGCTACTACAACTACATCTGGGCCGACACCCTGACCGCCGACGCCGCTGAGACCTTCGAGGAGGCGCCGGGCGGCTTCTACGACAAGGGCGTGGCCAAGCGCCTGCACGACGACATCATGAGCGTGGGCAATACGATCGACGCGGGCGAGGCCTTCCGCCGGTTCCGCGGCCGCGACGTCAAGATCGGCGCCCTGATGCGCAACCGCGGCTTCCCGGTCCCGCCGGGCGCCTAGGCGGCGCAACGATTGGGGACAGGCGCAGGCGCCTGTCCCCAGCCGCGATACGATCCTTTTTAGATATATCGGGAAGCACTCTTGACGTTCGGTCAATCCGATATATCTGTAAGTTCGATATAACGAAACAGGATCTAAATCTCACATGTTTGGACGTCATCCCCACCATCCCGGCCGCCACGGCGGCCATCACGGCGCGCC
It encodes:
- a CDS encoding TraB/GumN family protein — its product is MVRPLSALIGPALALTVLIVPVSAQTPPPPQTVELFPQDPGSAVVEALQVVARPPGPALWLVEKGGAKLYVIGSAPPLPHQLKWDSPRLNRAMDQASLVLIPPEASVGPLQVTKFFLTGGGGVRYRPFSKNLEERLPADLKARFVSARERAGRTAVPYKDWKPAVAGFILLSDFRQAAGLSEAKPVSTIERMAKTKGVKVKAMSQYRLGPILASAGKLSDEANLACLRDALTELEYDGAHPTDMGTDWANGDLASVRARYSSSAAQRCVMRAPGGPALLAQQIGQSADALNEALNRPGVTIAVVDLAFLLPSNGVLDRLKASGATITSPAD
- a CDS encoding hydrogen peroxide-inducible genes activator → MLPTLRQLQYLKLLSEHGSFSRAAEACHVTQPTLSAGIQELEKILGSPVVDRARSGVILTAAGQEAVRRAEAILAQAEDLVQAARGAGQPLAGRFRLGVIPTVAPYLLPRALPALRDQFPKLKLYLREDLTHRLIASLKSGGLDAALIALPYDMTGLDWAHVEDDELLAAAPANHRMAAFDRVDPESLRGDDMILLEDGHCLRDHALAACGLEPPRGAGFGDEESFAATSLPTLVQMIGSGLGVSFLPSMAVAAGLAHNAQVTIRPLDSDQSSREIVVAWRAGSSRGAEGRLLAQTLRDLPPAALSPRH
- the ahpC gene encoding alkyl hydroperoxide reductase subunit C; the protein is MSLINTQIKPFTAQAYKGGKFVEVSDADLKGKWSVVFFYPADFTFVCPTELEDLADNYATFQRLGVEIYAVSTDTHFSHKAWHDTSPAIGKIQYTMVGDPSGQITNNFGVMREGVGLADRGTFLIDPEGVIQFTEVTAEGIGRNAIELLRKVKAAQYVASHPGEVCPAKWEEGEKTLAPSLDLVGKI
- the ahpF gene encoding alkyl hydroperoxide reductase subunit F; this encodes MLDDGLKTQLKAYLQNLRQPIELVASLGEGQGSKDMRTLLEDVAGTSDKVSLNLAGDDARRPSFAITRADGSADVRFAGLPLGHEFTSLVLALLHVGGHPPKFDAEVLDQVRALEGEFRFETYFSQSCQNCPDVVQALNTMAALNPNITHVAIDGALFQAEVEERQVMAVPTILLNGQPFGQGRMSLEQILAKLDTGAVAREAEKLKTKDAFDVLVVGGGPAGAAAAIYAARKGIRTGVAAERFGGQVLDTMAIENFISVSHTEGPKLASALEQHVKDYDVDIMNLQKAVGLVPAKTPGGLIEVKLENGASLKSRSVILATGARWRNINVPGEAEYKNKGVAYCPHCDGPLFKGKRVAVIGGGNSGVEAAIDLAGIVAHVTLIEFDSQLRADAVLQRKLASLPNVRIVTSALTTEVLGDGSKVTGLTYKDRNHDQVHTVDLEGVFVQIGLVPNTEWLKDSVALTQRGEIEVDHRGETSLPGVFAAGDATTTPYKQIIIAMGEGSKAALSAFDYMIRLEPAVPAEQEAA
- a CDS encoding intermediate filament-like cell shape determinant CreS — protein: MRLLSKGDRNTKGGVKPVMLAAENDRPETDGGIDRLVEATQAIGVRYETIHGGLDSISRVVEHLRAIEPLLSEIRGPVAEEFEARRAEHAELIALRAAHDQAARQLAAAQAEERELSASLATADAALTESEARRQSLDVALEDSALEIDRLRNGLQQSELKVGGLEAALRDATARAEHLAQDVETLRIQTQDIDARRGESEAALAAAKQQSALQAEELGTVKKRLEQAGADVARLSRIETELEAQVAAERARVLATENALTTVQADTARTIRGLEAQVEAGRAEALALQTRLETATGRADKLEEMNGQISARLNESSAQQQAVERRAGDLNVALERALERVRNLEDEVEDLRGRHAGVDTARAAAIERADQLAKTVVAHEKALKRGEERAAQLRTRFEALQASEDETRRAHDDKIAELQAEIERIRSEAALAEGALESARRDRSRLQMALLGATSDDMQATG
- a CDS encoding SRPBCC family protein, which produces MKHLLITAAALALATAALAPEVRAEVVDAQPNGFQVKRTAVLSAPADKVYAALSQPSQWWNKDHTWSGSAASLSLAPMAGGCFCEKLPNGGSVMHMTVVYAQPGQGLRLSGALGPLQMSGATGHLGWTLAEKDGKTTLTQTYDVGGYMTGGLDKIAPVVDQVLGEQFDRLKVYVETGKAP
- a CDS encoding glutamate racemase — its product is MSIGVFDSGVGGLTVHRALVNRLPQADFVYLADQANAPYGGRPGEEVVALTRAGCERLFDAGASLVVLACNTASAIALRRLQQTWLPGYRKQLGRPINVLGIIVPTIEAATGLPWEHEAERRGDKVEQLDVLGVFSTQGTTNSRVYEIEIDKRKQDIAVFSQACPDLVPMIEADAGAVDLAKAVEGYVQALKTRIGRYPDRAVLGCTHYEIIADIFRAALPAGTPVIHQPAATADALELYLQRHPELDPGTGGTRQFLTTGAPGPQNGLVESFWGGPLRFEAA